Proteins encoded within one genomic window of Prauserella marina:
- a CDS encoding pyridoxal phosphate-dependent aminotransferase — translation MREPVLVPRLRPFTSTIFAEMTALAARTGAVNLGQGFPDTDGPSGMLAAAKDALYGGANQYPPGPGRPELRAAIAKHRARYGTDYDPDTEILVTAGATEAVSASLLALTEPGDEVIVIEPYYDSYAAAVAMAGATRKVVSLVQREGRFALDADAVRSAVTPRTRAVLVNSPHNPTGTVFTRDELSALAAVCVEHDLIAITDEVYEHLVFDDNEHVPLSTMPGMGSRTVSISSAGKTFNCTGWKIGWVCSTPELVAAVKAAKQFMTFVSGGPLQPAVAYALDNELDWVGELRRSLEKKRDRLANGLAEAGFSVWPSAGTYFVCADVRPLGFDDAEELAWRLPERVGVAAVPVKVFTDHPAEWNHVLRFAFCKRDNVLDEAISRLHKLATIGPSGVDRGRTK, via the coding sequence GTGCGCGAACCTGTACTCGTCCCCCGCCTCCGGCCCTTCACCTCGACCATATTCGCCGAGATGACGGCGCTGGCAGCGCGAACGGGGGCGGTGAACCTCGGCCAGGGTTTCCCCGACACCGACGGGCCTTCCGGGATGCTCGCCGCCGCGAAGGACGCGTTGTACGGCGGAGCCAACCAGTATCCGCCAGGTCCGGGAAGGCCGGAGTTGCGGGCCGCCATCGCGAAGCACCGCGCGCGCTACGGCACCGACTACGACCCGGATACCGAAATCCTGGTCACCGCGGGCGCGACCGAGGCGGTGTCGGCGAGCCTGCTCGCGCTCACCGAACCCGGCGACGAGGTGATCGTGATCGAGCCGTACTACGACTCCTACGCGGCGGCGGTCGCGATGGCCGGTGCGACGCGAAAGGTCGTTTCGCTCGTCCAGCGCGAGGGGCGCTTCGCGCTCGACGCCGACGCCGTCAGGTCAGCGGTGACCCCTCGGACGAGGGCCGTTCTCGTGAACTCACCGCACAACCCGACCGGAACGGTCTTCACGAGGGACGAGCTGTCCGCGCTCGCGGCCGTCTGCGTCGAGCACGACCTCATCGCGATCACCGACGAGGTGTACGAGCACCTCGTCTTCGACGACAACGAACACGTGCCGCTTTCCACGATGCCGGGGATGGGTTCGCGGACCGTCTCGATCTCCAGCGCGGGCAAGACGTTCAACTGCACCGGCTGGAAGATCGGCTGGGTGTGCTCCACGCCCGAACTGGTGGCAGCGGTCAAAGCCGCGAAGCAGTTCATGACCTTCGTGTCGGGAGGGCCGCTCCAGCCGGCCGTGGCATACGCGCTCGACAACGAACTGGACTGGGTCGGCGAGCTGCGCCGCTCACTGGAGAAAAAGCGAGACCGGCTCGCGAACGGGCTGGCCGAAGCGGGCTTCTCGGTGTGGCCGAGCGCTGGCACCTACTTCGTCTGCGCCGATGTCCGGCCGCTCGGTTTCGACGACGCCGAGGAGCTGGCGTGGCGGCTTCCGGAGCGCGTCGGTGTCGCCGCGGTCCCCGTCAAGGTGTTCACCGATCACCCTGCCGAGTGGAATCACGTGTTGCGCTTCGCCTTCTGTAAGCGTGACAACGTGCTTGATGAAGCGATCTCGCGGCTGCACAAGCTCGCAACGATTGGGCCGTCCGGGGTGGATCGTGGACGCACAAAATGA